In the genome of Synchiropus splendidus isolate RoL2022-P1 chromosome 2, RoL_Sspl_1.0, whole genome shotgun sequence, the window GCCATTTTGTCAGTTATTTGGACCTTGCAATCTGAAAAAGTGTGGGCATCCCTGTCTGAGACGCTTCTGTGTAATGTCAGTTGAAGTGCTGTTCTTGTGTGTAACATGCATTATTTATACGGGCATCACAATAGCAATAATTAATGTGCTACTTTCATGACAGCAGATATGATGTGACCTGAAATGAGTTGCATATATACATAGGTATCGGGAATTCATTCCCTGTCTAACATGTTGcctgtctctcctctttgtgtgtgtgtgtgtgccaattGTCTGAGTCTGTCCTTACTGTCTACAACATGAGCTGTGCCTCTGATCTATTGGTTTCTAATTTTGTCCTGCTTTGTTGCTCCCAATGAAAACTTGAGTATCttcaactctgcttcttgtctttgcgtcagagctgctgtctctAAACTATGTGTCATGAGAGTTCTCACTATGGCCTTACCCTTGGTGCCACTCCTGTCGGAGAGTTGATCAACTCCACCCAGCACTATCAAATTTAGTTTCCACAAATGTGAAGGCTGACAAAACATGATttataaaatgttgtttttcacaATACTCCTTTTAAAAAGTACCAAAAAATAATTAATCTGGGTGTGTATTAGTTGCACGTGCTACTACTTTGAGTTATTGTTGTCAACCTTTTCATTGTTAGACAAGACATCAGAATGGTGACACCCACTTCCTGACCCTTGAGGAGATCCTGGATGAGACCAAACTACTTGATATCGGCATGAAACAGaagcagtggctgatgtctgAGGTATGACCATTACTCTTAAATCATTTCACCAAATCCTCGCTGTACGAGTAACTGTCTCAACAAAAGAGATCTGTTGTCAAAGGACATCAAACTGAGGCTAAAATTGATCCAGGTGTGACAGATTAGCACTCGCAACCCCAAAAAAACCCTTAACCAATTCAAGATAATGGGATAGTTTCTGAACTGATGCTGTGTCATACTTTAGCGTTGTCGTAAAGTTTATGATGTTTAACATGAGTCCTCCTGCTATTTACAAAAGAGGTAGGTCACAAAATGGTGGCAGATCaacatgttttctcttgttctgtTCATTCAGTAAAAAGACTGTGCATGAATCAAAAAGTGGCTTTGCCATCATTgtaatgtttcatttatttgtcatgtcaAGATGAGTTTGCAGATGATGATCACGGCTGTTAATCACTGTTGGTCTTGATGGTATTTACTTCTGAAAAAAAGTAATGTATGAGCAGATTTCAAAATGAAGCTgtgaatattaataattaataatatttttcaaataaatattcaaagaATTTGACGATGATTAATAGAATAAGTTTGCTATTACACTGTGTGATCATGTAGTGCAACTCAGTGACAGAATACAGGAAAGACCTGCTGTAATTATCGCTCTCTCTTACCCCCAACATTTCATTTGCTGCTTGTGAATTTATGAGAGTAACAGGCTAATAACCTGGCAACAGCACTACAGCTGGGTTTGGGACTCACTCTCTGAAACAGCAGCTTCTCATACATTTGCCTCCGCCATTCACACAGCAGACGGGTGGCATGTCAACGCTTGACACTACTGCGATAACGCTGGACTCCACTGAAACCTCAGCCAACTGTATTGTCATACAGATGGACATGCGCCACCAGTCTTGCACCGTCTCCAAATTTGGTCGATCACTGTAGTTTAATCCTGGCCGCCAAAATTGGGTAGACATATTAGCATCCGTGTTTTAGCATCCGTGTTTTAAAATGTCCTTCTGCACTTCTTACTCAGGCTCTTGTAAACAACCCAAAAATTGATGTCCGCGATGGCACATATGGCTTCAAACCCAAGTACAACCTGAAAGACAAGAAAGCACTACTGAGGCTGCTGGACAAACATGACCAGCTGGGCCTGGGAGGAGTTTTACTGGAGGATGTGGAGGAAGGTCTGCCCAACTCTGCCAAGGCCATTAAGGTAACCGTTCCTTTTTCTCTGTTGCTCTGTAGCTCTTTGGAACAAAATGCTTATACGTACGACTAAGCATTTTGTTCCTGTTGCAGGCTTTGGGAGATCAAATCATATTTGTGACCAGACCAGATAAGAAGAAGATCCTGTTCTACAATGACAAGCACTGCCAGTTTGCGGTGGATGAAGGTGAGTCACGTTTGATTCCACAAGTTTGTTTCCAGGCCTTATGATACTGATTTGGATTGGTTATAAGTACTTTGCATCACCTTGACAGAAGCAGTTATCTGTGGTGGTGAGAAACGAATGATTCATTTCAGAGGGTTATAACAAATTCCAACATTTTAGAGTTTCAGAAGCTATGGAGGAGCGTCCCTGTGGATTCCATGGATGAAGAGAAGATTGAGGAGTATTTGAAGAAACAAGGAATCTCATCCATGCAGGAGTCAGGACCTAAGAAAGTGGTCAGTGCTGCTCACATGtccattgttttaaatgtatataaaattgaaacagaATCCCCAAAACAAGATGCTTTCATGTATCGACAGATACCAGttaagaagagaaagaagcaaAGTGGACAGAGGAAGACACACTTCAAGACTCACAATCGTCATTTGTCAGAGGTTCTTGAAGACTATTCAGATGGTGTTCCAATTAAGAAGTGAGGGTTCTATTGGTTTCTGTTACCGACTGTTGGCAGTAAATACCCTGGGAATAGGAACTGATGGGACAGGAATGTCTATAGttccttttttgtgtttattgataAATAAACCCCAAAGGCTGAAgcttgtaaatatattttttattttgatggttAATTATATAGGTGTGTCTGTTCAGCAACTATATAAGGAAATGTGTTGTATAAGTTGCTCGACTTTTATTCCACATGAAGCATCCTGTGTGTTACAGTTTGTCACGCAC includes:
- the LOC128753860 gene encoding general transcription factor IIE subunit 2-like isoform X2; the encoded protein is MDPALLRERELFKKRALSNPVVEKRQATSDPGSHKKKKPKVEKESSSSSKHTSESSNGNFNIKTSSGYKFGCLAKIVNYMKTRHQNGDTHFLTLEEILDETKLLDIGMKQKQWLMSEALVNNPKIDVRDGTYGFKPKYNLKDKKALLRLLDKHDQLGLGGVLLEDVEEGLPNSAKAIKALGDQIIFVTRPDKKKILFYNDKHCQFAVDEEFQKLWRSVPVDSMDEEKIEEYLKKQGISSMQESGPKKVIPVKKRKKQSGQRKTHFKTHNRHLSEVLEDYSDGVPIKK
- the LOC128753860 gene encoding general transcription factor IIE subunit 2-like isoform X1, with the translated sequence MLLGVPKEQSMHTCPPWERAEKRNRPLEASAVSDRSEFKHAGELHQHRMDPALLRERELFKKRALSNPVVEKRQATSDPGSHKKKKPKVEKESSSSSKHTSESSNGNFNIKTSSGYKFGCLAKIVNYMKTRHQNGDTHFLTLEEILDETKLLDIGMKQKQWLMSEALVNNPKIDVRDGTYGFKPKYNLKDKKALLRLLDKHDQLGLGGVLLEDVEEGLPNSAKAIKALGDQIIFVTRPDKKKILFYNDKHCQFAVDEEFQKLWRSVPVDSMDEEKIEEYLKKQGISSMQESGPKKVIPVKKRKKQSGQRKTHFKTHNRHLSEVLEDYSDGVPIKK